GGCCGGGCCGTCGAGAAGTCagggtcatttctttctttcaaagaattTCTGTAAACAAGAAGAACGTTTAGATTCTCAGCGATCTTCAGTCTCTAGGAAACCACCTTCATCCTCGAGCTGCAGCCCAGTCCCCACAGACACTGGCTGACACCCGCCATGGCAGATGCCAGGACCTGACCGCTTCTGGGTATGAGGCTCGGGTTCACCGAGAGATCACCGGACTCCAAGGGGCCCCAGGAAGGTCCAGCTATGGAGTCCATGGTTACAAATGCAGACAAACGAGGAAAAGGGCATTTAAAAGAGGAAGGCTTTTAATGCCAACACtcaggcaggtgggtttctgtgaatttgaggccagtctggtctacatagcaagttccaggacagccagggctatagagagggaccctgtatcaaaaaagcaaaaacaaaacaaagcaaaacaaaaaaggccGAGGGCTCTAAACTGGTGTTTCATTTCATGTACCAGTgaattacttttctggtgtgaaggaccttggtctctctctctctctctctctctctctctctctctctctccattctctgcgtgtgtgtgtgtgtgcctgtgtctgtgtgtgtgcctatgggggggggggctgtgtctgtgtgggggcctgtgtctgtgtgtgagcctgtgggaGGGCCCTGTGCCTGTGGGGGGCTGTGTCTTCGTGAGGGCCTGTGTCTGTGGGGGgacctgtgtctgtgtgggggcctgtgtctgtgtgggggcctgtgtctgtgtgggggcctgtgtctgtgtgggggcctgtgtttgtgtgtgggcctgtgcctgtgtgtgtgcctgtgcctgtgtgtgtgcctgtgtctgtgtgggggcctgtgtctgtgtggtggcctgtgtctgtgtgtgggcctgtgtctgtgtgggggcctgtgtctgtgtgggggcctgtgtctgtgtgtgggcctgtgtctgtgtgggggccTNNNNNNNNNNNNNNNNNNNNNNNNNNNNNNNNNNNNNNNNNNNNNNNNNNNNNNNNNNNNNNNNNNNNNNNNNNNNNNNNNNNNNNNNNNNNNNNNNNNNNNNNNNNNNNNNNNNNNNNNNNNNNNNNNNNNNNNNNNNNNNNNNNNNNNNNNNNNNNNNNNNNNNNNNNNNNNNNNNNNNNNNNNNNNNNNNNNNNNNNNNNNNNNNNNNNNNNNNNNNNNNNNNNNNNNNNNNNNNNNNNNNNNNNNNNNNNNNNNNNNNNNNNNNNNNNNNNNNNNNNNNNNNNNNNNNNNNNNNNNNNNNNNNNNNNNNNNNNNNNNNNNNNNNNNNNNNNNNNNNNNNNNNNNNNNNNNNNNNNNNNNNNNNNNNNNNNNNNNNNNNNNNNNNNNNNNCTGTGTCTGTGTGGGgagctgtgtctgtgtgggggccTGTGTCTGGGGgggcctgtgtctgtgtgggggcctgtgtctgtgtgggggcctgtgtctgtgtgggggcctgtgtctgtgtgggggcctgtgtctgtgtgcctctgaTTTGAGCGACTTTggtctgaggaaaaggaggacagCAGCAAAGACAATGCCCCACAGTCCACATCTACAGCTCACCCCATTCTCTGCACAGATGTTACCACAGTAGGTCCAGCAGCATGTGTGATTTCTGTATACACAtttgaaagttctagaacacTTCTTGATGCAGTCATTGGCTTTGGGCTGTCCCCAGCACTCCTCGAGTAACAGCTCTCCGGCTGAGATGGAAATGAAGCAGAGTCTATGAAGTAAGCCGTCACTGAGCTTAGGGCCTCCTCTTCGAGTCTGAGCCCCATATCCCTGCCAAGGTGTCTCAAGGTGGAAATTTCTGCGTTTCCACACGGCAAAGTCATTGCATTGACCCTGACCTCACAGATTCTCCACTGAACTCAGTACCTCGACTCCCAAAGGCCTTACCAAACTCTGTATAGCCCCAGCATACATGCGTCCATCTATAAAAGACAGATGGATTTAACAAGAGGTGTGAACATCCGAGATGTCCACTGGCCTCATACAATACCTGCCTCGGAGAGATGGGAAAGTATGAATAAGCTTTCAGGATTTGTTCTTGTCTTTCTTGAGAGGGGAATCCTAGGCTATCCACGAATTCACACGAAGCTAAAGAAACCCCTGATTCCCTGCTTCCatccacctcccaagcactgggattgccGCCATGCTcaaccacgcctggcttaaaCCAAGTTTTCTCTACACTGCCTTCTTGCTGACTGTTCCACAGCACAGGCATGGCGGGCAGAGGACAGTTTTGCAGAGTCAGTTCTCCTGAGAGCTAAGGACTCTGGTGCCTTGTCACATGCTAAAAGATGTCTATACTTGAAAGTTTCATTGCTAAATACCCATTTGGTTCTCGTGAAAGGAATCACAGAGCTTCCGGAAGTGTGGAAGAAGGAACTCTGTCTATTGGCTCTAGATCCTCAGAGGGAACGGAAACTATTCAGTCTTCACGGCTCATGGTAATTGTACGAATGTTGCTGTTTGGGAAGTTTCCCAATTGGAGGCAGACCTGGGAAGGCAGAACCTGAATCAAAATGCCAGACATGACACCCACTCCCTTGTCCAGAAATAAGCACAGCCCTTGCCCCAGGGTCACCACCTACGATAATActtgttcttcctccctcccagggcAGACAGGAGCAGCATGCAGAGGAACACCAGACACGGGAACCGCGAGGGCTTCATGACATTGAGTGTCTGCAGATGTTCTTTTTGCCTTCCCAGCTGTTGCTAGAGAGCAAATATATAAGTTGGGGAACAAAGGTGTGAGCCAAGGGGGAGCACCTATAGGTTTTTAAACATCCCACCTTCTACCTATAACACCCACCCTCAGCCCACCGGTGGCAGACAGAGCTGACCTCCGGCTTCGCCAGATGATAGCTATCTCGTGCCTTGTCTTTTCCCCCTGccgaagaaaatatttttcatacattcttctttcccttgatTAAAGGATAATTCAAACTGTCACTTGAGATTTACaaaatctaaatataattttttttaaaaattaaatattaaaaaagtcagaaaagagagaaataaaatctatCTACTAATTCCATTAGATTGGTGTATGATATGCTATCATCACTTATATGGACAAATGTATATTAACTGCTTTGATAAAACTGAAATTATGTggcattcttttgtttgtttgtttgttttagttttacatCTTATTTTTAGTTAGGATACAAAATAACaagtttctttagaaaatacTCTCTGTTTATTACATTGATTTTTAGATGTCCTATATGAGtgctatatttacatcatttatgTCCTCTTCCCTCATTCCGACCCATCCCATGTTACCTCACCTCACTCTCAGAttcatggcttccttttctttaattattattgttacacacctGTGTAAACccattaatatataaaaacaaccTACTAGGTTCATGTTGATGctgttcacgtgtgtgtgtgtgtgtgtgtgtgtgtgtgtgtgtgtgtgtgtgtgtctaggaaTGGCCACTTGAGGATGGATCACCTAGGGGGTGGGGCCTCATCCCTGAAGAAGACTGATTTTCTCTCTCAGTAGCCATCAACTGCCTATAGCTCTTTTCTAGGGGTAGGGTCCTGTGAGAGTTCCCCTGTCCACACTGTGTTGTCACTGTGCAGAttttgtttaggcagccatactgTTGAGATTTCTTGGGTGCAGCTCCCTGTCACATATAGAAGACGCTATCTTGCAGTGAACATCAtggccctctggctcttacagtttgTTTGAGTTGATcccacacacactcctctctcatctccctcaTCTCACTTGTATCCGGCCCCTGCAGTGTTCTCCTCTGAGTTATTGTGGCTCGAGGATTCTATTAGCCTCCTCTTTTCTAGaacctccttccccctgctctcggctgcctttctatttttctgaCCTACCCACATTTattcccacatacatacacataaacaaaagtaGGATCTGGACCAGAAAGATGACTTAGAAGTTAAAAAGTCCCTCCTGCTCTCCTAGGGGAcctaagttccattcccagcacccacgataggtggctgacaaccacctataactccagcactaggggatccaacaccctcgtCTGTCATCTGTGAGCACCTGCAACCATAGGCCAAATACACAAAGACGCtcacgcatacacataaacacacaaatacacaaagacgcacatgcacacacacaacggTAAAAAGCTGAGATCcacaaaagagaaggaagatatGGTAGTTGCCTTTTTTGAGTCTGGGATACATGGCTGGAGCTAAAAAtttccagatccacccatttccTGAGATGAATATAGTTTTGAAGCTGTGTGGCTGTATGCAATCTCGCTGTGCATCTGTGCCACATTCTCCTCACCCCCTCATCTGTTGATCGGCATCTAGACTGATTCTCACTTTCTTGATATTGACAACAAGCCAACAGCAAACATGGACATTCAGGCATCTCTGGTGGCATCCGTAGTCCTTTGGGTGACGGCGCGCGCGGGTGGCAAGATTCAGTCacatggtagttctatttttagacGTTTGAGAAATCGCCACATTGATTTCCACAGCAGCTGCACAGGTGTGTGTCTCAGCGGCAGTGACCCAGTCTTCCTCTTTCCCATAGCCTCCCCAGCTCGAGCCagcctttgtttctttatcttagcctttctgatggGGTGAGATGAACACTCGAAGCAGCtttagtttgcatttccctaacAGGACATTGAACAGTTTAAAATACTTATTGGCTGTTTACATTTGTTGTCCTGAGAATTACCAGTTTAGTTCATTGTCCTATTTATTGACGGCCAAGGAATTTTTGCTACTTAATGTTATAGTtacttatatattctatatactaGCCCATCCTTCATTCTATCAGCTGTCTATTTGCCTTGCTAACAGTTTTCTTTGACTTTCAGAAGCTTTTCCATCTTCATGATATTCCATTTATAAATACTGGGTGATTTTCTGTGCTGTTGGAGTTCTAATCAGAAAGCTTTTGCCTGTGCCTACAGGTCAAAGAGACATCACTGGGTTTTCCTCTAGCAATTTCTTCAACTtggattaaaacaacaacaacaaaagacaggaTCCACTGTGTatctcttgctggcctggaactcactcttgagTAGACAGGGAAACTGCACCATGAGATCTCAACAGTATTGTTGCCTAAACAAAATTCAGGCAGCCTTCAACTCCATCTGACTGGGCCTCtcatatgctgggattaaaggcatgtgctaccaaaACCAGCAGCAATTCAGATTTTAAATAAGATCATCAGCCCATCTTTTAACTGATTAATGGCTGTGTATGTTTTCTAGAGAATTACCTGAAATCTTtacaatttcttatttttaaggctgataaaaattccactgtgtaccacattttcattgtctGTTCAGTTGTTGGTGGGCATCTGGACTGATACCAGAGTGGGCTGGAGGCAAGCCCATCcttgaagctcactggccagcttcGCCAAAGCCATGAGCTTCAGGTTAAGGGACTGTTTCCAGACATAAAGATGGAAAGCGATGGAAAAATATATACCAAACTTcgatgcacacacaacacatacaaacatcACGCACACAATACTCACACttgtacacactcatgcacaaatgcacagagAGGccaaaaatacttttcaaaagaaaaagaaaagaggcaacaGCAAATGCGAAGGGGAAAGTTACACACTGCTGGTGGGGATTTCATCTTTTGTAGTTGCTTTGGAAATCACTCTGTGATTGATTGTGTTGTTGTTCTACAACAATAGAACCACCATCGATATCACTACATCAAGGTTATCATAGAAGCCTGGGCATCCATGTACAGTACTACACTAACTGTAAtcaacaagaaacagaaacatctgGGCTAGAGgtatggctcagcggctaagagcactgactgctcttctgaaggtcctgaattcaaatcccagcaaccacgtggtggctcacaaccatctgtaatgagatctgacggactcttctggtgcacctgaagacagctatagtgtacttcgatataataataaataaatctgaaagaaagaaagaaagaaagaaaggaagaaagaaagagagagagaggggggggagggagagggagagggagagagagagagagagagagagagagagagagagagagagaggcaagctcTCAAAGCACCCATAATCCTACCCAGTTTTGACGACTATGAACCACAATGACCGGCATGACACAACGGATCTAAGGATGCCAGAGTGGTACATATACTTTGGTGATAGTCAAAAGATCTCTATCTGGACTTAAGACCCACCTAACAAAAGGGAAATCATGCCTAGCTGATTACCCAGTGCTTATGAATTTGCAGATTTTGGAGGAGAACCTAGACTGCCACAAACTACACTCCAGATGTTTCTCTTTGTTAAGTGTAGTTCTCACCTCTTATAAGGGAAACTTTTTTTTGCAACAAACTGAGAACATTGTTAAAAACTACAACCTATCAAAATGCAAAGCCCTGGGCCTCAGTCCCagctgatacatctacaacacagctCCTGCATCTAAGGCTGGGGGATCATCTCAGAAGAGGGCTcggaaagactgtaagagacagagggacaggaagtTTGCTGAGTGTGTCTTCTAGAAATATCAGGGAAGCTACAGCCATGAAGTCCTACAGCATATGAtcagataaagaaataaagaagaggcAGTGCATATGCAGAGTGAGATCTTATTCAGCTAAAAAAATGAACCATGACGTTCACAGGGAAAGGGGCACAGCCCAAGTCATCATGTTAAGCGAAATAAACTAGACTGAGAAAGATCTATTCTGTGTGATTTCTCTCATGAGTGGAATCTAGATTTtaaaaccgtgtgtgtgtgtgtgtgtgtgtgtgtgtgtgtgtgtgtgtgtgtgtgtatgtgtgttgaaaCTAATTAGGGGATCGTGAGAGGGAGGATGAACTCttaaggagagaggggaaagggttaATGTACCGTGACAGCAGAAGAGGAGAGTATTCGTGAAGAAgaagtaaagaaggaagggaaacacaGAGGAGGGGCATtgctgagaggaagagagaaaattagAACAAAGTAGAATGCAGGAAAGCAGCATAAATGAAGACCACTACTTTATCttctaacttaaaaattaaacaagaaaaatatcttaaaaaaaaaaaaaaagatctaaaacTCTGAAAACTCTAGAGAGTAATATAGGAACTTTACTTCAAGATGTAGGCACAAGCAGGTGCCTGGTGCAGGTGCAGGTGAGACACAGGCATAGTGCAAGTATAGTCAGGTGCAAGCAGGGTAGGTGCAGTCACAAGCAGGTGCAGGTGCAAGCAGGGTGGGTGCAGACACAGGCAGGTGAAGGCACAAGCAGGTGCAGGCACAGGCAGGTGCAGGCACAGGCAGGTGCAGGCACAGGCAGGTGCAGGCACAGGCAGGTGCAGGCACAGGCAGGTGCAGGCACAGGCAGGTGCAGACACAGGCAAGTGAAGGCACAAGCAGGTGCAGGCACAGGCAGGTGCAGGCACAGGCAGGTGCAGGCACAGGCAGGTGCAGGCACAGGCAGGTGCAGGCATAGGCAGGTACAGGTGCAAGCAGGGCAGGTGCAGGTGCAAGCAGGGTGGGTGCAGACACAGGCAAGTGAAGGCACAAGCAGGTGCAGGCACAGGCAGGTGCAGGCACAGCTGCAGGCAAAGTCAGGAGCTTTCTGTAAAAGGCTCATATGTCACAGGAAATAATTTCAAGAACTGACTAGTGGAATTAAGAACCTCTGCACAAGTTATGAGGGGGAAATCATTAGGGCAAAAGGGAACCTGCAGAATGGGAGGCAAGCCTTTGCCAACCAAGCATCTGACGACGGAATGGCTCCTAAAACATCACAATCAATAAACAACTGAATGAATTGAGTGGACATTTCTCAAAATCAAAATACACGCTATCTATAAATAGTTGAAAAAAACGTTCCACATTTGTGTTTGTTACTTTTGTCATTACAGTCACAAAAATGCCAGACAGAAGCAACTCAAGAAAAGATGGGCTTATTTTGCCTCACAGTAAGAGGGGCAGGTACTGGGCACCATGTCAGGGGTGGTGTACTGCTGTAGCTATGGTTACAGGAGTAGGATATAGTTGGCCACGTGGCAtctgcagtcagaaagcagaTGAATGCTGGGGCTCAggtccttttctcctctcctcctttttattcagtgtaGGTCCCCATCCCATGACCTGGTGCCACTCATACTCAGAGTAAGTCTTCCCTCCTCTGTGCGGCCTCTGTGGAGATTCCCTCAAAGGAAGGCCCAGAGCTGTAGCTCCTGGGTGTTCCAAAAGTCAATCCAGCCTGCCACAGAGACTGACAAATAAGGCATAGTTAGTCAcctaagaaatgcaaattaagattgctcatcccagtcagaatggctgtcacTAAGGAAAGGGAGGACAAATGCTGGGGATGTCGGGACAGTGCTGGTGGGAGAGCAAAGTAGTCCAGCCACTGTGGGGGGTCAGCAAGGGGGTCCTCAGCAATTAATCAGCAGTATTGTATGAGCCAGGCACATCACTCCTGGGAATACGCCTGAAAAcaatcaaggccagcctactgCAGAGGGACTGTAGTATCCGCGCTTGCCTGATGAACAAACCAAGATGTGGGAAAACCTAGGTACCCAGCAAATGGCCAGAGGTAGCAGATGCGATGCAGACACAGCACAATTCTATTCAGCCAAAAGAATGAAAGTCTGTCCTTAAAGGAAAAGGGACGGAGCTGGAGGCCATTGTGAAGTAAGCAGGCTCAGGAATATTAGACTTGGCCTCGTATAGGGGCTCTCtagataaatgtatatatgtagcaataaatatatatgtgtgcatatataacttatataaaatatttattgtggatataaatttataaactatggttataaatttatatacacattataattataaaatatataaattgtacATTATgacttataaattatatatttatataagaataTTATGTAAATCTAATactattgttatatttattacattataatataataatataataaatatgataacatataatagatataaaagataatagattttatatatatatatatatatagcttataTATGGCATAGAAGTAGAAGGAACTGATGAACAGGCAGGAAAGAtctaaaggaagggaggggaacacAAGAGAATAATGGAGGACAGTAAGACTAAATACTAAATATCACCTCTTATACAGAAACTATGGATTAAATTATatactctctctcctctgtgtgtgtgtgtgtgtgtgtgtgagagagagagagagagagagagagagagagagagagagagagagaagatgaaataTCTCCTTAGATATATAATTGTGTAGGAAAGAAGCAGTTAATATGGTTATGTAGCAGAAACAGTGCCACACTTTGTAACTAAATTGTACTATGTATGCCTACACTACCATTGTaacttttggataatgattatacTATTTGCCTTATTGCTTTTTGAAGTATGGGTATATTACTGTATACTTGGTAGACCTCAAAACCCATGAAGAGTCTCAGAGAAGCAGGCTGGATAAAAGCCTGCTGTGGATGCCTTGTTAGTCTCACAGATCGAGACGACCTAAAGTCAACCTGTTCTCTGTTTACAAACTCCAACTGGAGCAGCTCTGCGACTTTGTGCCTTTAGAccgcttgttttcttttctgtcccacCTGGGTTTGAGCCCCCAACGTTTCTGATGGAAAGAGCAAAAGGCGGGCGTGTTGGTGACAAGCCGATGAAAAGCTCCCATTTCTGGGGGTGGTGGGAGAACCAGTGGCCATCACTTTGCACAGGAAGCGTCGCCTGGTAAGATGCTGGCAGTTACAGAGGCAGGAGACGCTTCTGCCATCTCTGGATGTAAAGTCTCGTAGGGGAAAAGGCAGTGCACCATATTCCCTTACATCTGTAGTACATGGCCTCGACTCAAGGGTCACACAGACTGGGATTTCAGCAGTGCCCTGAGCACGTGGAGAAGGAGGGATCCGATCGGGGATAAAGTAATAAAGTACAGAAACAGTGGGTGACAATGCACGCCATCTTAGTTTGGGGGAGGGTCTCctgtcttccctttttttttttttctttttagcttgaatttttcttttaatgttcagCTTTTTGTTTCGATTTCAAATGAATCTACACTGTTAACTGAATTAGACTCCACTGTGATTCACTCGTTTACTTAATCAAAAAAATTTCAGGGATGTCTGTAAATTTCAGTGTTGTACACAATGAGAAGTGCTGTTGGTTGATTTAAGGAGGGACCAGAAATAATTTCTACTATTCCAGTACTAAAGGAAAAAATACTGatttatactgtttttaaaaactaagtacTGATAAAGCCCCCCTCAGAACATTTaaccttaaaaattattttgaatattgcCTTTTATTATTAGAAGGGAACTGCAAATGACTGACAAATACCAAAAAGATTCACAAGCAGGCTTCATCTAAAAAGCACAAAGAAGTTCTGCTGTAAAATGCCCAAATCTCAAATGGTTTTTGTAGTTGCTGAGCTAAATAATGAGATTCTTGAGTTTACAGATGTAAAAGCTGTCACTGAAGGCTGCGGTACCTGCACCT
The DNA window shown above is from Mus pahari chromosome 3, PAHARI_EIJ_v1.1, whole genome shotgun sequence and carries:
- the LOC110317504 gene encoding protein WFDC11, whose product is MKPSRFPCLVFLCMLLLSALGGRKNKYYPGELLLEECWGQPKANDCIKKCSRTFKCVYRNHTCCWTYCGNICAENGKFFERKK